The following proteins are co-located in the Thermoplasmata archaeon genome:
- a CDS encoding DUF998 domain-containing protein, protein MGGDPGAPSAPSERYGPLVHRSVRHGAILYIVGVIEFIVGMVVTQLGYSGTTYSLTRNYISDLGAYYCGVYHASVYPPNGIYVCSPLHEVFNVSIILMGLLLVVGTLLIRTGFPARATRSIGLGLLVIAGIGAIGVGLAPEDYNTTVHVISAGIAFLLGNLALIVLALAMFRDTRWDGYRAYTLLSGVVGLIAFGLFYAGIWGPLGVGGMERLIVAPLLLWALLAGIHLARIPTFAPATMRGART, encoded by the coding sequence GTGGGCGGCGACCCCGGGGCCCCTTCGGCGCCGTCGGAGCGCTACGGACCGCTCGTTCACCGCTCCGTGCGGCACGGGGCGATCCTGTACATCGTGGGGGTTATCGAGTTCATTGTCGGGATGGTCGTCACCCAGCTCGGCTACTCCGGGACGACCTACAGCCTGACGCGCAACTACATCAGCGACCTCGGGGCCTACTACTGCGGCGTCTACCACGCGAGCGTCTACCCGCCGAACGGGATCTACGTCTGCTCGCCGCTCCACGAGGTGTTCAACGTCTCGATCATCCTGATGGGGCTCCTCCTGGTCGTCGGAACCCTCCTGATCCGGACCGGTTTTCCCGCGCGGGCCACGCGCTCGATCGGGCTCGGCCTGCTCGTCATCGCCGGTATCGGCGCGATCGGGGTCGGGCTCGCGCCAGAGGACTACAACACGACGGTACACGTGATCTCGGCTGGGATCGCCTTCCTCCTCGGCAACCTGGCGCTGATCGTCCTCGCCCTCGCGATGTTCCGGGACACGCGCTGGGACGGCTACCGCGCCTACACGCTCCTCAGCGGGGTCGTCGGGCTGATCGCCTTCGGTCTGTTCTATGCCGGCATCTGGGGACCGCTCGGCGTCGGCGGCATGGAGCGACTGATCGTCGCCCCGCTCCTGCTCTGGGCGCTGCTCGCCGGCATCCACCTCGCCCGCATCCCCACGTTCGCCCCCGCGACGATGCGGGGGGCGCGGACCTAA
- the acs gene encoding acetate--CoA ligase yields the protein MAEARSQVSKDDESRLSEAEIAVHWKEEALYYPSPKFVGQANWTDPGVVERFSEKHFPECWREFADLLSWDRYWHTTLDTSKAPFWKWFVGGKLNASYNCVDRHLEKYRNKSAIVWVPEPEDEPTVVVTYQELYNRVNEMAALLRDFCGLKKGDRVTIHMPMVPELPITMLACARLGVIHSVVFGGFSGEACGTRIVDSGSRVLISMDGYYRSGKLLDHKVNADIACKKAAEDGTKVEKVLVWKRLRDKAASPTPLVEGRDFYVDEVLKQYRGQRVEPVSIPAEDPLFLMYTSGSTGKPKGCQHSTGGYLAYVTGTSRYIQDIHTTDVYWCMADIGWITGHSYIVYGPLANAATTVMYEGVPTFPDAGRPWRIAERLGVTIFHTSPTAIRSLRKLGPDEPKKYRHSFKCMTTVGEPIEPEAWKWYYEVVGRGEAAITDTWWQTETGGFLCTTKPGIDAMKPGSAGPPMPGIYPIIYDEQAREIPMGAGKAGNICIRNPWPGIFQTIWGDPDRFVKTYYAKYNRNKSSTDWHDWPYFAGDGAMWAPDGYIRILGRVDDVINVAGHRLGTKEIESACLTVPEVAEAAVVPIVDAERGRVPEVYVALKPGVKADQAIADKVSHAIETVIGKIARPKTVRIVPDMPKTRSGKIMRRVLASISNHMDYGDITTLANPEVVEQIRVQVQGAGPVQKKEGPADIKEFGKDV from the coding sequence ATGGCAGAAGCTCGAAGCCAGGTGTCGAAAGACGACGAGTCCCGCCTGTCCGAGGCCGAGATCGCGGTTCACTGGAAGGAGGAAGCGCTCTACTATCCGAGTCCCAAGTTCGTCGGTCAGGCGAACTGGACCGACCCGGGGGTCGTCGAGCGGTTCAGCGAGAAGCACTTCCCGGAGTGCTGGCGAGAGTTCGCGGACCTCCTGAGCTGGGATCGCTACTGGCACACGACGCTTGACACGAGCAAGGCGCCGTTCTGGAAGTGGTTCGTCGGCGGCAAGCTGAACGCGAGCTACAACTGCGTCGACCGCCATCTCGAGAAGTACCGCAACAAGTCGGCGATCGTCTGGGTGCCCGAGCCCGAGGACGAGCCGACGGTGGTCGTGACATACCAGGAGCTGTACAATCGCGTCAACGAGATGGCCGCGCTCCTGCGCGACTTCTGCGGCCTCAAGAAAGGCGACCGGGTCACCATCCACATGCCGATGGTGCCGGAGCTGCCGATCACGATGCTCGCCTGCGCCCGGCTCGGCGTGATCCACTCGGTCGTCTTCGGCGGCTTCAGCGGCGAGGCGTGCGGGACGCGGATCGTCGACAGCGGCAGCCGCGTCCTGATCTCCATGGACGGCTACTACCGCAGCGGCAAGCTGCTCGACCACAAGGTGAACGCCGACATCGCGTGCAAGAAGGCGGCCGAGGACGGTACCAAGGTCGAGAAGGTCCTGGTCTGGAAGCGCCTGCGCGACAAGGCCGCCTCGCCGACCCCCCTGGTCGAGGGCCGCGACTTCTACGTCGACGAGGTCCTCAAGCAGTACCGGGGCCAGCGCGTCGAGCCGGTCTCGATCCCCGCGGAGGACCCGCTGTTCCTCATGTACACGAGCGGGTCGACCGGCAAGCCCAAGGGCTGCCAGCACTCGACCGGCGGCTACCTCGCCTACGTCACGGGCACGTCGCGGTACATCCAGGACATCCACACGACGGACGTCTACTGGTGCATGGCCGACATCGGCTGGATCACCGGCCACTCCTACATCGTCTACGGGCCGCTCGCGAACGCGGCGACGACCGTGATGTACGAGGGCGTCCCGACGTTCCCGGACGCGGGGCGGCCGTGGCGGATCGCCGAGCGGCTCGGCGTCACCATCTTCCACACGAGCCCGACCGCGATCCGGTCGCTGCGCAAGCTCGGTCCGGACGAGCCGAAGAAATACCGCCACAGCTTCAAGTGCATGACCACGGTCGGCGAGCCGATCGAACCGGAAGCCTGGAAGTGGTACTACGAGGTCGTCGGCCGCGGCGAGGCCGCGATCACCGACACCTGGTGGCAGACCGAGACCGGCGGGTTCCTCTGCACCACGAAGCCGGGCATCGATGCCATGAAGCCGGGCAGCGCGGGGCCGCCAATGCCCGGGATCTACCCGATCATCTACGACGAGCAGGCGCGCGAGATCCCGATGGGCGCGGGCAAGGCCGGGAACATCTGCATCCGCAACCCGTGGCCCGGGATCTTCCAGACGATCTGGGGCGACCCGGACCGCTTCGTGAAGACCTACTACGCCAAGTACAACAGGAACAAGTCGAGCACCGACTGGCACGACTGGCCCTACTTCGCCGGCGACGGCGCGATGTGGGCGCCGGACGGCTACATCCGCATCCTCGGGCGCGTCGACGACGTGATCAACGTCGCCGGCCACCGACTCGGGACGAAGGAGATCGAGTCGGCGTGCCTGACGGTCCCCGAGGTCGCCGAGGCCGCGGTGGTGCCGATCGTGGATGCCGAGCGGGGTCGCGTCCCCGAGGTGTACGTCGCGCTCAAGCCGGGCGTGAAGGCCGACCAGGCGATCGCCGACAAGGTCAGCCACGCGATCGAGACCGTCATCGGGAAGATCGCCCGACCGAAGACCGTGCGGATCGTGCCGGACATGCCGAAGACCCGGTCGGGGAAGATCATGCGCCGCGTGCTCGCCTCGATCTCCAACCACATGGACTACGGCGACATCACGACGCTCGCGAACCCCGAGGTCGTCGAGCAGATCCGCGTCCAGGTCCAGGGCGCCGGGCCGGTCCAGAAGAAGGAGGGCCCGGCCGACATCAAGGAGTTCGGCAAGGACGTCTAG
- a CDS encoding glycosyltransferase family 4 protein, which yields MRNGGIVRTVAAARPLHLVWVGWEWPPHHTGGLGVHSFEIARELTRLGHRVTFLTPFTGPFTPVDGVTFRYPGQPVGDKPVQYPPAYWTGGTPDSPFVDATDGYNAWVGALDGLGPVDVVHVHDWFGTIGARALARRLDRPLVMTVHSTEYDRSLGHPWDHILAREQAGIDAATRIIAVSRHLRQQLIDRYRADPARVRVIYNAVRPTARLERIDPRKRVVLYVGRLAVMKGVDTFLRAAARVVPRFPDVLFVIAGEGPEYGRLIELAAGLGIGEHVMFLGRITEEERELLLAGASVFVLPSVVEPFGIAALEAMAAGVPTIVSKTSGVAEISQGTFRVDFWDTDEFASRIAELLEYPTLRRAMGEQGRWEALREGWPERARETVGVYLEAMGARGRTP from the coding sequence TTGCGTAACGGCGGGATCGTCCGGACGGTCGCGGCCGCGCGGCCCCTCCATCTCGTCTGGGTGGGATGGGAGTGGCCACCCCATCACACCGGTGGGCTTGGGGTGCACTCCTTCGAGATCGCGAGAGAGCTCACGCGCCTCGGCCACCGCGTCACGTTCCTCACCCCGTTCACCGGGCCGTTCACGCCGGTCGACGGCGTGACGTTCCGCTACCCGGGGCAGCCGGTCGGGGACAAGCCGGTCCAGTACCCGCCGGCGTACTGGACCGGTGGCACGCCCGACAGCCCGTTCGTCGACGCGACCGACGGCTACAACGCCTGGGTCGGGGCCCTCGACGGGCTCGGTCCGGTCGACGTGGTCCACGTGCACGACTGGTTCGGGACGATCGGCGCGCGCGCGCTCGCGCGACGCTTGGACCGGCCGCTCGTGATGACGGTCCACTCGACCGAATACGACCGGTCGCTCGGCCACCCATGGGATCACATCCTCGCACGCGAGCAGGCCGGCATCGATGCTGCCACGCGCATCATCGCGGTGAGCCGGCACCTGCGCCAGCAACTGATCGACCGCTACCGTGCCGATCCGGCGCGGGTGCGCGTCATCTACAACGCGGTCCGCCCGACCGCGCGCCTGGAACGGATCGACCCGCGCAAGCGGGTCGTGCTCTACGTGGGCCGCCTTGCCGTCATGAAGGGCGTCGACACTTTCCTGCGCGCCGCCGCGCGCGTGGTTCCCCGCTTCCCGGATGTGCTGTTCGTGATCGCCGGCGAGGGCCCGGAGTACGGGCGCCTGATCGAGCTCGCCGCGGGCCTCGGGATCGGCGAGCATGTGATGTTCCTCGGTAGGATCACGGAGGAGGAGCGCGAGCTCCTGCTCGCGGGGGCGTCCGTCTTTGTCCTGCCCTCGGTGGTCGAGCCGTTCGGCATCGCGGCGCTCGAGGCGATGGCGGCGGGCGTCCCGACGATCGTTTCGAAGACGAGCGGCGTCGCCGAGATCAGCCAGGGGACCTTCCGCGTCGACTTCTGGGATACGGACGAGTTCGCGAGCCGGATCGCCGAGCTGCTCGAGTACCCCACCCTGCGCCGGGCGATGGGCGAGCAGGGGCGCTGGGAGGCGCTGCGCGAAGGTTGGCCCGAGCGCGCCCGCGAGACGGTCGGTGTCTACCTCGAGGCGATGGGGGCCCGGGGCCGGACGCCGTGA
- the tpiA gene encoding triose-phosphate isomerase — translation MLVNLKTYPGALGPGAVRLARTLEELGRGAGVAVAIAPAAPDLARVAGAVAIPVLAQHVDAVDTGAHTGSIPSEAVERAGGWGSLVNHSEHPLSVPVARETVRRLSAHGLTAVLCARDVRTVARLATLNAPYLAIEPPELIGGDRAVSTARPQVVSGAVAAVRAVAPATVVLCGAGVHDHLDVARALELGAAGVLVASAVARASDPRAAIGELLAGF, via the coding sequence CTGCTCGTCAACCTCAAGACGTATCCGGGGGCGCTCGGGCCGGGCGCCGTGCGGCTCGCCCGGACCCTGGAGGAGCTCGGCCGCGGGGCGGGGGTCGCGGTGGCGATCGCGCCCGCGGCACCCGATCTCGCGCGTGTCGCCGGCGCCGTGGCGATCCCGGTCCTCGCTCAGCACGTCGACGCGGTGGACACGGGGGCCCACACGGGCTCGATCCCATCGGAAGCGGTCGAGCGGGCCGGGGGCTGGGGCAGCCTCGTGAACCACTCCGAGCATCCGCTCTCCGTCCCCGTGGCCAGGGAGACCGTGCGTCGGCTCTCGGCCCACGGGCTGACCGCCGTGCTCTGCGCGCGCGACGTGCGGACCGTGGCGCGGCTCGCGACGTTGAACGCGCCGTATCTCGCGATCGAGCCGCCCGAGCTCATCGGGGGCGACCGCGCGGTGTCGACCGCGCGGCCCCAGGTGGTGTCGGGAGCGGTCGCCGCCGTGCGAGCGGTCGCGCCGGCGACGGTGGTGCTGTGCGGCGCCGGCGTCCACGACCACCTCGACGTGGCCCGCGCGCTCGAGCTCGGGGCGGCGGGCGTGCTGGTCGCGAGCGCGGTCGCGCGCGCGAGCGACCCGCGCGCGGCCATCGGCGAGCTGCTCGCCGGTTTCTAG